From the Sinorhizobium garamanticum genome, one window contains:
- a CDS encoding carbohydrate kinase family protein codes for MVVGEYYFDLIFRGLPDVPKISADLWAEEFEWVPGAAYSTALALARLGTKAGWWCTFGNDIFSRMIIDEARRENIDDGLFIHLDKPLRRVSAAFSFAHDRGFISYAEQPDPLPKPEDLDRIRPRILLLQGFSLDEERRALIRAARDLGIVVCSDLQHVDYKLSTPGIEEMLRLIDVFLPNSSEAKALTGEDDIEHALASIARFCPTVVVKCGADGAIASSKGEICRVPALAVDVFDTTGAGDCFNAGFVHGLLNEPDLRGAIEIAVICGSLAVTGYGGRNLPFAQDLTKYRRREAAI; via the coding sequence ATGGTGGTCGGAGAGTACTACTTCGACCTGATCTTCCGCGGTCTCCCGGATGTGCCGAAGATCAGTGCCGATCTTTGGGCCGAGGAGTTCGAGTGGGTGCCGGGTGCTGCCTACTCGACAGCACTGGCGCTTGCCCGGCTTGGAACCAAGGCAGGGTGGTGGTGTACCTTCGGCAACGACATCTTCAGCCGCATGATCATCGATGAAGCGCGGCGGGAAAATATCGACGACGGCCTTTTCATCCACCTGGACAAGCCGTTGCGCCGGGTGAGCGCGGCATTCTCGTTCGCGCATGACCGCGGCTTCATCAGCTATGCCGAGCAGCCGGACCCGCTGCCAAAGCCGGAGGATCTCGATCGCATCAGGCCGCGAATCCTGCTGCTGCAGGGGTTCTCGCTCGACGAGGAGCGGCGCGCGCTCATCCGGGCGGCGCGTGATCTCGGCATTGTCGTCTGCTCCGACTTGCAGCACGTGGACTACAAGCTCTCGACGCCCGGCATCGAAGAGATGCTGAGGCTGATCGACGTCTTTCTGCCGAATTCCTCCGAGGCGAAGGCATTGACCGGCGAAGATGACATCGAGCACGCGCTCGCCTCGATCGCCCGTTTCTGCCCGACGGTGGTGGTCAAATGCGGCGCGGACGGCGCCATCGCCTCTTCGAAGGGAGAGATCTGCCGCGTGCCGGCGCTCGCCGTCGATGTATTCGACACGACCGGTGCCGGCGATTGCTTCAACGCGGGCTTCGTCCACGGCTTGCTCAACGAGCCGGACTTGCGGGGCGCAATCGAAATCGCCGTCATCTGCGGTTCGCTCGCGGTGACGGGCTATGGCGGGCGCAATCTGCCTTTTGCACAAGATCTTACGAAATATCGGCGGCGGGAGGCCGCGATATAG
- a CDS encoding GntR family transcriptional regulator, with protein sequence MTRHANLPDESSIDRNHPDALYVQLRNLLRGMIDRRELAVNDKLPSERELVAAYGVSRITVRQAVKDLENLGYLQTRPGKGIYVTEPTPIYELEVVRSFTQTAYANNRKPGMRLLSGKIIRADAEVARPLSLPTGADVVFLERLRLLDDVPVVIQRDWFSASLAPGILDIDWTVENRSLYAEFENRYGIIPSRGQSTLSARLATDMEASFLQLDVPAAVLTLDQIAYDTHNRTVNVSAAAYHPTRYPLSLTQSHRRL encoded by the coding sequence ATGACGCGACACGCAAATCTCCCGGACGAGAGTTCCATCGATCGCAACCATCCGGATGCGCTCTACGTGCAATTGCGGAACCTGCTCAGGGGCATGATCGACAGGCGGGAACTTGCGGTCAACGACAAGCTTCCGTCCGAGCGCGAACTGGTCGCCGCCTATGGCGTCAGCCGCATTACCGTGCGGCAAGCGGTGAAGGACCTCGAGAATCTCGGCTATCTGCAGACGCGACCCGGCAAGGGCATTTATGTCACCGAACCGACGCCGATCTATGAGCTCGAGGTCGTGCGAAGCTTCACCCAGACGGCCTATGCGAACAATCGAAAGCCCGGCATGCGCCTTCTCTCGGGCAAGATCATCCGGGCCGACGCCGAAGTCGCGCGGCCGCTATCCCTGCCGACAGGAGCCGATGTCGTTTTCCTCGAGAGATTGCGCCTCCTCGACGACGTGCCGGTGGTCATCCAGCGGGACTGGTTTTCCGCCTCGCTAGCGCCCGGCATCCTCGACATCGACTGGACGGTCGAGAACCGGTCGCTCTATGCGGAGTTCGAGAATCGCTACGGAATTATCCCGTCGCGCGGCCAATCGACCTTGAGTGCCCGGCTCGCCACCGACATGGAGGCTTCATTCCTCCAGCTCGATGTTCCTGCTGCAGTGCTGACGCTGGACCAGATCGCCTACGACACGCACAACCGCACGGTCAATGTAAGTGCTGCCGCCTACCATCCGACACGCTATCCGCTGTCGTTGACCCAGTCCCACAGAAGGCTGTGA
- a CDS encoding 6-phospho-beta-glucosidase has translation MKLTLIGGGGVRAPLFVGSALRRAERSGLTEICLQDINEQKLDLFGRISQELARRMQSPVRITTSVDAERALEGASYVVTTVRPGNEEGRIKDERIALAHGVLGQETTGPGGFAMALRSIPVILKYAEILKKVSPDAWLFNFTNPAGLVAQALQNEGYHRTVGICDGANGAQEALARWYKVPQNDVHAEVYGLNHLSFTRSAKIDGKEVLQPLLDDDAFIHATSQRMFDSKLIRHQRNWINEYLYYYYYAERAVEALKSDERTRGEEVKDLNAALIAKLGTIDLDADAEGALAAYYAYERRRNATYMHYALSDAPSMEEADKLVESVAAGETGEEGEGYAGVALNLVDALQTGKPCYTGLNVRNEGAIDGLRADDVVEVSCVVDKSGIRPLKMGAMPEAQAQLVQNVKRYERLAVRAIKERSRELAVEALMAHPLVLSYSRAVPLVDEYLAAHTQYAGDWS, from the coding sequence ATGAAACTGACCTTGATTGGCGGCGGCGGAGTCCGGGCACCACTGTTTGTCGGATCTGCGCTGCGGCGCGCGGAAAGAAGCGGTCTGACCGAGATCTGCTTGCAGGACATCAACGAGCAGAAGCTCGATCTTTTCGGGCGGATCAGCCAGGAGCTGGCGCGGCGCATGCAATCCCCGGTCAGGATCACAACGTCCGTCGATGCGGAACGGGCACTCGAAGGGGCGAGCTACGTCGTGACAACGGTCCGCCCCGGCAACGAAGAGGGCCGGATCAAGGACGAACGCATCGCGCTTGCCCATGGCGTGCTGGGTCAGGAGACCACGGGTCCGGGTGGCTTTGCGATGGCGCTCCGCAGCATTCCGGTCATCCTCAAATACGCGGAAATCCTGAAGAAGGTCAGCCCCGACGCCTGGCTGTTCAACTTCACCAATCCGGCCGGCCTGGTCGCACAGGCCCTGCAGAACGAAGGCTATCACCGCACCGTCGGCATTTGCGATGGCGCGAACGGTGCGCAGGAAGCCTTGGCGCGGTGGTACAAGGTGCCGCAGAATGATGTGCATGCCGAGGTCTATGGCCTGAACCACCTCTCCTTTACGAGGAGTGCAAAGATCGACGGCAAGGAAGTGCTTCAGCCCTTGCTTGACGACGACGCCTTCATCCACGCCACGTCGCAGCGCATGTTCGACAGCAAGCTCATCCGCCACCAGCGCAACTGGATCAACGAATATCTCTATTACTACTACTATGCGGAAAGGGCGGTCGAAGCGCTCAAGTCCGACGAGCGGACGCGCGGCGAAGAAGTCAAGGACCTGAACGCGGCCTTGATCGCCAAGCTCGGCACGATCGATCTCGATGCCGACGCCGAGGGAGCGCTGGCCGCCTACTATGCCTATGAGCGGCGGCGCAACGCGACCTACATGCATTACGCGCTGTCAGACGCGCCAAGCATGGAAGAGGCCGACAAGCTCGTCGAAAGCGTTGCGGCCGGCGAAACCGGTGAAGAGGGTGAAGGCTATGCCGGGGTCGCGCTCAACCTCGTCGATGCGCTGCAGACCGGAAAGCCCTGCTACACAGGCCTCAACGTCCGCAATGAAGGCGCGATCGACGGCCTGCGCGCGGACGATGTCGTGGAGGTGAGCTGCGTGGTCGACAAGAGCGGCATCAGGCCGCTCAAAATGGGCGCCATGCCCGAGGCCCAGGCGCAGCTCGTCCAGAACGTCAAGCGCTACGAGCGCCTGGCCGTCCGTGCAATCAAGGAGCGGAGCCGCGAACTCGCCGTCGAGGCGCTGATGGCGCATCCGCTCGTGCTCTCCTATTCGCGTGCCGTGCCTCTGGTCGACGAATATCTTGCGGCGCACACGCAATATGCAGGTGACTGGTCGTGA